In Zingiber officinale cultivar Zhangliang chromosome 1A, Zo_v1.1, whole genome shotgun sequence, a genomic segment contains:
- the LOC122016024 gene encoding zinc finger CCCH domain-containing protein 33-like yields MCGGLRKVSPPAGEDPKHPPVAEDAALLLELAASDDVAAFKRAVEEGRPLDSSAPWYVRSPGRGMGYQQRTPLMIAALYGSTAIIDYILAARPAEAARSAASDGTTALHCAAAGGSADSLDAVKLLIGASGDAVDALDASGNRPGDVIARQFSNSVAKSLEVILKAPCCPSVASPNKEETAKQGEKKEYPLDLTLPDIKTGIYGTDEFRMYTFKIKPCSRAYSHDWTECPFVHPGENARRRDPRKLSYSCVPCPEFRKGSCRNGDSCEYAHGVFESWLHPAQYRTRLCKDETGCNRRVCFFAHKQEELRSVNPSAASVGGMVLPSSRSSSPGLSSLDMATAFMMMQQPGSPMSPSASSASSLWMNPTGGAMTPPALQLPSSRLKASLSARDMDFDLDLLGLEGYQQKLIDEITRTSSPRANWGSNNLAEASRSSELSDMLRHVDPSLLTQLQGLSMRQSAPQYQSAPGLQKHQSQLLSGIGGGLSSSPPVNATSSFGLDPSMAKAMMNSRASAFAKRSQSFIDRGTSTGRSSTLSPITAPHAADLTDWGSPGGKLDWGIQEEELSKLRKSASFAFRGNQAATFGGVSATAAATLPSTIDEPDLSWVQSLVKDAPMAPIGQRLSAAGGEQQNGYQLSTGGEQQNGYQLSTGGDVFSPWAEEKIMA; encoded by the coding sequence ATGTGTGGCGGCCTCCGGAAAGTTTCTCCGCCGGCTGGCGAAGATCCCAAGCATCCGCCGGTGGCGGAGGATGCTGCGCTGCTCCTAGAGCTTGCTGCTTCAGATGACGTCGCTGCCTTCAAGCGGGCAGTGGAGGAGGGACGGCCGCTCGATTCCTCCGCTCCCTGGTACGTTCGTTCTCCCGGCCGAGGTATGGGATACCAGCAGCGTACGCCGCTTATGATTGCGGCCCTCTATGGTAGCACCGCCATCATCGACTACATCCTCGCCGCACGTCCCGCTGAGGCTGCCCGGAGCGCTGCCTCCGACGGCACCACGGCTCTCCACTGCGCCGCTGCCGGCGGCTCCGCGGATTCTCTCGATGCCGTCAAGCTCCTGATCGGCGCCTCAGGGGACGCCGTCGATGCCCTCGATGCGAGCGGCAACCGCCCTGGTGACGTCATCGCCCGGCAGTTTTCGAACAGCGTGGCTAAATCTCTCGAAGTTATCCTAAAGGCCCCGTGTTGCCCTAGTGTCGCATCGCCAAATAAGGAAGAGACGGCTAAACAAGGAGAGAAGAAGGAATATCCGTTGGATTTGACGCTACCCGACATCAAGACCGGGATTTACGGCACCGACGAGTTCCGGATGTATACTTTCAAGATCAAGCCGTGCTCTCGGGCTTACTCCCACGATTGGACGGAGTGCCCCTTTGTACATCCTGGCGAGAACGCCCGGCGCCGAGATCCGCGAAAGTTATCGTATAGCTGCGTTCCGTGCCCTGAGTTCCGCAAAGGATCTTGCCGGAACGGCGATTCCTGCGAGTACGCCCACGGCGTGTTCGAGAGTTGGCTCCACCCTGCTCAGTATCGGACTCGGCTGTGCAAGGATGAGACCGGCTGCAATCGTCGGGTTTGCTTCTTCGCCCACAAACAAGAAGAACTTCGATCCGTGAATCCCTCGGCGGCATCAGTTGGCGGAATGGTGTTGCCCTCGTCGAGGTCGTCGTCGCCAGGCCTTTCTTCTCTGGACATGGCCACGGCGTTCATGATGATGCAGCAGCCCGGTTCTCCCATGTCCCCCTCGGCTTCGTCAGCTTCATCGCTGTGGATGAACCCAACCGGCGGTGCCATGACACCTCCAGCCTTGCAGTTGCCGAGCAGCAGACTGAAGGCTTCGCTGAGTGCCAGAGACATGGATTTCGACCTCGATTTACTCGGATTGGAAGGATATCAGCAGAAGCTCATCGATGAAATCACCAGAACTTCGTCACCCCGTGCAAATTGGGGCTCGAACAACCTAGCGGAAGCATCTCGCTCTTCCGAACTCAGCGATATGTTGAGGCATGTAGACCCATCGCTGCTAACTCAGTTGCAGGGTCTCTCCATGAGGCAGTCAGCTCCTCAATACCAATCCGCGCCTGGTCTCCAAAAGCACCAGTCGCAGTTGCTCTCTGGAATCGGAGGCGGCCTTTCTTCTTCCCCGCCGGTGAACGCGACGTCATCGTTTGGCCTCGACCCCTCCATGGCGAAAGCCATGATGAACTCGAGGGCTTCTGCTTTCGCCAAGCGAAGCCAGAGCTTCATCGATCGTGGGACATCTACCGGCCGCTCGTCTACCCTCTCCCCAATCACTGCTCCACATGCGGCCGACCTCACGGACTGGGGCTCGCCGGGCGGTAAGCTTGATTGGGGCATCCAAGAAGAGGAGTTGTCGAAGCTGAGGAAATCTGCCTCCTTTGCCTTCCGTGGCAACCAAGCAGCCACCTTTGGAGGCGTCTCCGCCACAGCCGCTGCCACCCTGCCGTCCACGATTGACGAACCGGACTTATCCTGGGTGCAATCTCTGGTAAAGGATGCTCCTATGGCACCAATTGGACAGAGACTCTCCGCTGCCGGCGGTGAGCAGCAAAACGGCTACCAACTTAGCACCGGCGGTGAGCAGCAAAATGGCTACCAACTTAGCACCGGTGGTGACGTCTTCTCTCCATGGGCGGAGGAGAAGATCATGGCGTAA
- the LOC122016034 gene encoding acetylornithine aminotransferase, chloroplastic/mitochondrial-like: protein MMNSLQTLHMSHDCSSIDPLYGFKLDKRRRFTFRAEVPKISSCLVSDKQQKAKAGSAKPLSRASEKVIEIERNVFVGTYARAPVVLKSGKGCKVYDVDGKEYLDMTAGIAVNSLGHSDPDWINAVIEQANTLTHVSNVYHSLPQVTLGKRLVECSFADRIFFTNSGTEANEAAIKFSRKFQRHSHPEENFPATEFIAFSNSFHGRTLGALALTSKEQYRLPFEPVMPGVTFVEYGNIKEALKAIQSGKTAAVFVEPIQGEGGIFSATKDFLQLLRTACDDSGALLVFDEVQCGLGRTGHLWAHEAFDVTPDIMTLAKPLAGGLPIGVVLTTERVAAAISSGDHGSTFAGSPLVCHAALAVLDKIQNPDFLASVSRKGLYLKELLLKKLGENPHVKEVRGFGLIVGIELDVQASPLVDACRDAGLLVLTAGKGNVVRLVPPLIISEQELEYAVEVLSACLPSLDGNSNTSS from the exons ATGATGAATTCTCTACAGACGCTGCACATGTCTCACGATTGTTCGTCAATCGATCCGCTTTACGGGTTTAAGTTAGACAAAAGAAGGAGATTCACATTCCGAGCTGAAGTTCCAAAAATTTCCTCATGTCTTGTTTCGGACAAACAACAGAAAGCGAAGGCGGGATCTGCAAAGCCATTGTCGAGAGCGAGCGAGAAAGTGATAGAGATAGAGAGGAATGTGTTTGTTGGGACATATGCTCGAGCTCCGGTGGTGTTGAAGAGTGGAAAGGGATGCAAAGTTTATGATGTTGATGGGAAGGAGTACTTGGACATGACGGCTGGTATTGCAGTGAACTCACTCGGGCATAGTGACCCAGATTGGATCAACGCAGTGATTGAGCAGGCTAATACTCTTACACATGTCAGCAATGTATACCATTCATTGCCTCAG GTAACTCTTGGAAAGCGCCTAGTAGAGTGTTCTTTTGCTGACCGCATTTTTTTCACGAACTCTGGAACAGAAGCAAACGAAGCTGCTATAAAATTCTCTAGGAAGTTCCAGAGACATTCACATCCAGAGGAAAATTTTCCTGCTACTGAGTTCATTGCTTTCAGCAATAGCTTCCATGGAAGGACACTGGGTGCTCTGGCGCTGACAAGTAAAGAGCAATACAGGCTACCCTTTGAACCTGTCATGCCTGGGGTCACATTCGTAGAATATGGGAATATTAAAGAGGCTCTAAAAGCCATTCAATCTGGCAAAACTGCAGCAGTCTTTGTGGAACCAATTCAAGGTGAAGGTGGGATATTCAGTGCTACAAAGGACTTCCTACAACTACTTCGAACTGCATGTGATGATTCTGGAGCTCTCTTGGTATTTGATGAG GTCCAATGTGGGTTGGGCCGAACTGGTCATCTCTGGGCCCATGAAGCTTTCGACGTGACACCTGATATAATGACCCTTGCGAAACCCCTCGCCGGAGGTCTGCCAATTGGTGTTGTCCTCACCACTGAAAGGGTCGCAGCGGCCATAAGCTCCGGAGACCATGGGAGCACTTTTGCCGGCAGTCCACTCGTCTGTCATGCTGCCCTTGCAGTATTGGATAAAATCCAGAATCCCGATTTCTTGGCCAGTGTAAGCCGGAAAGGACTCTACCTTAAAGAATTACTACTCAAGAAGCTGGGAGAGAACCCTCATGTGAAAGAAGTACGTGGGTTTGGGCTTATTGTCGGAATTGAGCTGGATGTCCAAGCTTCACCACTGGTTGATGCTTGTCGAGACGCCGGCCTGTTGGTGCTGACTGCTGGAAAAGGGAATGTGGTTAGGCTTGTCCCCCCATTGATCATATCGGAGCAGGAGTTGGAATACGCTGTCGAAGTTCTAAGCGCATGCTTGCCTTCTCTCGATGGTAATAGTAATACTTCTAGTTAA
- the LOC122016049 gene encoding probable AMP deaminase produces the protein MDAYALHLAVAALVGASVVAVSAYYMHRKTLSQVLDFARAVERERDRRRDAALEDEGDETRRWRRGQYGPRRKSPGYYRRVGGSVSLPDVMAAAETDGEEEEEALEGQVPVTNGPFLVEEDQKGYPIPEGLPRLQTVPEGNKQSAHAVPNKRGGHVIRPASPKSSVHSAFGSQDGSEEDDNMGNDAKLDDAYLHTNGHFIDDNSKGLFQALPNHIVGNADPKSITASSMIRSHSVSGNLHGVQPDPVAADILRREPEQETFVRLKITPTERSSPDEEDVYIILQKCLALRESYVFREEVAPWEKEVITDPSTPKPNLNPFAYVFEQKTDHVFHMVDGVAHVYANKDLKERLFPVADATTFFTDLHYILRVLAVGNIRTLCHQRLDLLEQKFNLHLMLNADREFLAQKSAPHRDFYNVRKVDTHVHHSACMNQKHLLRFIKSKLRKEPDEVVIFRDGTYMTLKEVFESLDLTGSDLNVDLLDVHADKSTFHRFDKFNLKYNPCGQSRLREIFLKQDNLIQGRFMAELTKQVFSDLAVSKYQMAEYRISIYGRKQSEWDQLASWIVNNELYSKNVVWLIQIPRLYNIYKEMGIVNSFQTLLDNIFLPLFEVTVDPDSHPQLHVFLKQVVGLDLVDDESKPERRPTKHMPTPEQWTNVFNPAFSYYAYYCYANLYTLNKLRESKGLTTIKFRPHSGEAGDIDHLAATFLCANNIAHGIKLRKSPVLQYLYYLAQIGLAMSPLSNNSLFLDYHRNPFPMFFRRGLNVSLSTDDPLQIHLTKEPLVEEYSIAASVWKLSSCDLCEIARNSVCQSGFSHALKSHWIGKHYYKRGPDCNDIHRTNVPHIRLEFRDMIWREEMRLVYLGKPIIPKEMEK, from the exons ATGGACGCCTACGCTCTCCACCTCGCTGTGGCGGCGCTCGTCGGCGCCTCCGTCGTCGCCGTCTCCGCCTACTACATGCACCGCAAAACCCTAAGCCAGGTCCTCGACTTCGCCCGCGCCGTCGAGAGGGAGCGTGACCGTCGCCGCGATGCCGCCCTCGAAGACGAGGGCGACGAGACCAGGAGGTGGAGGCGTGGCCAGTACGGCCCTCGACGCAAGAGCCCCGGTTACTACCGACGCGTCGGAGGGTCGGTGTCGTTGCCGGACGTAATGGCGGCGGCGGAGACGGacggggaggaggaggaggaggctctGGAGGGCCAGGTGCCGGTGACGAATGGGCCGTTCTTGGTGGAGGAGGATCAAAAGGGATATCCGATTCCCGAAGGGTTGCCTCGTCTGCAAACCGTTCCGGAAG GTAATAAGCAATCTGCTCATGCTGTCCCAAATAAAAGAGGGGGACATGTTATCAGACCAGCTTCTCCTAAATCTTCTGTTCATAGCGCTTTTGGTAGTCAAGATGGTTCAGAGGAAGATGATAATATGGGAAATGATGCAAAACTTGATGATGCCTATTTACACACAAATGGACATTTCATA GACGATAACAGCAAAGGCTTATTTCAAGCTTTGCCTAATCATATTGTTGGAAATGCTGATCCAAAATCAATAACTGCATCTAGCATGATTCGATCTCATAGTGTGTCCGGTAATCTGCACGGTGTACAACCTGACCCTGTAGCAGCAGATATTCTTAGAAGAGAGCCTGAACAAGAAACTTTTGTAAGACTAAAAATTACTCCAACAG AGAGATCATCTCCTGATGAAGAAGATGTCTATATAATTCTCCAGAAATGTCTTGCACTGCGAGAGAGTTATGTCTTCAGAGAGGAAGTTGCTCCTTGGGAGAAAGAAGTCATAACGGACCCTAGTACACCAAAGCCTAACCTTAACCCCTTTGCCTATGTGTTCGAACAGAAGACAGAT CACGTGTTCCATATGGTGGACGGAGTTGCTCATGTTTATGCTAATAAAGATT TAAAAGAAAGGCTTTTCCCAGTTGCTGACGCTACAACCTTTTTTACGGACTTGCACTATATCCTCCGAGTTCTTGCAGTTGGAAATATCAGAACATTATGCCATCAGCGTCTAGATCTTCTTGAACAG AAATTTAATCTTCATTTGATGCTCAACGCGGATAGAGAATTTCTTGCTCAGAAAAGTGCTCCTCATCGTGATTTTTACAATGTCAGGAAGGTTGACACTCATGTTCATCACTCAGCATGTATGAACCAGAAACATCtgttgagattcattaaatcaaagctGAGAAAGGAACCTGATGAG GTTGTGATATTCAGAGACGGGACCTATATGACACTGAAAGAGGTTTTTGAGAGTTTGGACTTGACTGG GTCTGATCTTAATGTTGATCTCTTAGATGTCCATGCAGACAAGAGCACCTTTCATCGGTTTGATAAGTTCAACCTTAAATACAATCCTTGTGGCCAGAGTAGGCTACGGGAAATTTTTCTGAAGCAAGATAATCTCATACAAG GTCGTTTTATGGCTGAGCTTACAAAGCAAGTGTTTTCTGATCTCGCCGTCAGTAAATACCAG ATGGCGGAATATAGAATATCCATATATGGAAGGAAGCAAAGCGAGTGGGACCAGCTTGCAAGTTGGATAGTTAATAATGAACTATACAGTAAAAATGTTGTTTGGTTGATTCAG ATTCCAAGGTTATACAATATTTACAAGGAAATGGGTATAGTAAACTCATTTCAAACGCTTCTTGACAATATCTTCCTTCCCCTTTTTGAGGTCACAGTAGACCCTGATTCACACCCACAGTTGCATGTTTTTTTGAAACAG GTTGTTGGTCTAGATTTGGTGGATGATGAAAGCAAACCAGAAAGACGCCCAACAAAGCATATGCCAACTCCAGAACAATGGACAAATGTTTTTAACCCTGCATTCTCATATTATGCATACTATTGCTATGCTAATTTGTATACTCTGAACAAG CTCCGTGAGTCCAAGGGCCTGACAACAATCAAATTTCGCCCTCATTCAGGAGAG GCTGGTGACATTGATCACCTTGCTGCGACATTTCTTTGTGCTAATAATATAGCTCATGGAATCAAACTAAGAAAGTCCCCTGTCCTTCAGTATTTGTATTATCTTGCTCAG ATAGGTTTGGCGATGTCTCCTCTCAGCAACAACTCACTATTTCTGGATTATCATCGGAACCCGTTTCCAATGTTCTTTCGCAGAGGTCTAAATGTTTCTCTTTCAACAGATGATCCTCTGCAAATTCATCTAACAAAAGAACCTCTGGTGGAAGAGTACAGTATTGCAGCCTCG GTGTGGAAACTTAGTTCGTGTGATTTATGTGAAATTGCCAGGAATTCAGTTTGCCAGTCGGGTTTTTCACATGCTCTTAAG TCGCATTGGATTGGGAAACATTATTACAAGCGAGGACCTGATTGCAATGACATCCATAGAACCAATGTACCTCATATCCGACTTGAATTTCGTGACATG ATATGGAGAGAAGAGATGCGACTAGTTTATTTAGGAAAGCCTATTATACCAAAAGAAATGGAGAAGTGA